Proteins from a single region of Desulfolutivibrio sulfoxidireducens:
- a CDS encoding carboxylesterase/lipase family protein: MGLAAAALLLGLLSAALPVGAAGDFETTINLDSGPVSGRIAGDVRVFLGIPYAQPPTGDLRWKAPKPPRPWEGVRDATAYGPACAQTGPLGNGSSEDCLTLNVFAPVREVNGKLPVMVWIHGGGFTFGASSQPEYAGSELARQGVVAVTVNYRLGPLGFLVHPGLMAESEAGGGGNYGLLDQIEALRWVRRNIAACGGDPDNVTIFGQSAGSRSVSLLTLSPLAAGLFKRAIAQSGGPIIGSEYLSPAFNGDAKAVSEMGRELSRRLGCAGQADELACMRAKSAEEALRAADTQTSIFADGLFFAPVFDGVALPRDPAAALADAKAGHVPMIMGSTGNEGTTYLRGEKNLTTAKYEAFLKARFGEQWKDALAMFPAPADADVYGAIDRFITVAVNAQPAHYEARALERTGVKAWLYRFTRRPDTARARELGAFHGVDLAYVFGDMNPADGYTDADRTLSRLMMAYWVNFARTGDPNGPGLAEWPAYASTTDLNLNFADHIRVEQHLYGKECDFIDRMSRFRLDR; encoded by the coding sequence TTGGGACTCGCAGCTGCGGCCCTTCTTCTCGGTCTTCTGTCCGCCGCCCTGCCTGTCGGCGCGGCGGGGGATTTTGAAACAACCATCAACCTGGACAGCGGACCCGTCTCGGGCCGGATCGCCGGGGACGTGCGGGTCTTTCTTGGCATCCCGTACGCGCAGCCCCCCACAGGCGATCTTCGCTGGAAAGCGCCAAAACCGCCGCGCCCCTGGGAAGGCGTTCGAGACGCGACCGCGTACGGCCCCGCCTGCGCCCAGACCGGACCGCTGGGAAACGGCTCCTCCGAGGATTGCCTTACCCTGAACGTGTTCGCCCCCGTGCGCGAGGTCAACGGAAAGCTCCCCGTGATGGTGTGGATTCACGGCGGCGGATTCACCTTCGGGGCGTCCTCGCAGCCGGAGTACGCGGGAAGCGAGCTGGCCCGGCAGGGCGTCGTGGCGGTCACGGTCAACTACCGCCTTGGTCCCTTGGGGTTCCTGGTCCATCCAGGCCTGATGGCCGAGTCGGAAGCAGGTGGAGGCGGAAATTATGGCCTGCTGGACCAGATTGAGGCGCTTCGCTGGGTCAGGCGAAACATTGCGGCCTGTGGCGGCGATCCGGACAACGTGACCATCTTCGGCCAATCCGCCGGATCCCGCTCCGTGTCCCTGTTGACGCTAAGCCCGCTGGCTGCTGGCCTCTTCAAGCGGGCCATCGCCCAGAGCGGCGGCCCCATCATCGGGTCCGAGTACCTGAGCCCAGCCTTCAACGGCGACGCCAAGGCGGTGTCGGAAATGGGCCGGGAGCTCTCCCGGCGGCTCGGCTGCGCCGGACAGGCGGACGAACTCGCCTGCATGCGGGCCAAGTCCGCCGAGGAGGCGCTGCGGGCCGCCGACACGCAGACCAGCATCTTCGCGGACGGCCTCTTCTTCGCCCCGGTCTTCGACGGCGTGGCGCTGCCTCGGGATCCTGCCGCCGCCCTGGCCGACGCCAAGGCGGGGCATGTGCCCATGATCATGGGCAGCACCGGCAACGAGGGGACCACCTACCTGCGCGGGGAGAAGAACCTGACCACGGCGAAATACGAGGCGTTCCTGAAGGCCCGCTTCGGCGAACAGTGGAAGGACGCCCTGGCCATGTTCCCCGCCCCGGCGGACGCGGACGTGTACGGAGCCATCGACCGGTTCATCACCGTGGCCGTGAACGCCCAACCCGCGCACTACGAGGCGCGCGCCCTGGAGCGGACCGGCGTCAAGGCATGGCTGTACCGCTTCACCAGGCGCCCGGACACGGCCAGGGCCCGGGAGCTGGGCGCGTTCCACGGCGTAGACCTGGCCTACGTGTTCGGCGACATGAACCCGGCCGACGGCTACACGGACGCGGACAGGACCCTCTCCCGCCTGATGATGGCCTACTGGGTGAATTTCGCCCGCACCGGCGACCCCAACGGGCCGGGCCTGGCGGAGTGGCCCGCGTATGCTTCAACGACAGACTTGAATCTGAACTTTGCTGACCACATCCGGGTTGAACAACACCTTTACGGCAAAGAATGCGACTTCATCGACAGGATGTCGCGATTCAGGCTGGATAGGTAG
- a CDS encoding alpha/beta hydrolase family protein — MKKRCVWAAGVLLISALLISCTAERSNISAKNDAGQKAQKEFDMHAPYVRYHFQDPDMDFTFGSVVLGSISNGGAETGEAFYVAANIKDGDAASWQDEWLKMAARVEARGLKSLEGGNAISAREQLMRASNYYRFGLLAMMPDDPRLKQTAIKSREVMKQAGKLLDPPLEYFEIPFEGAMLPGYFRKAAKDGKPRKTLLMLGGGETFAEDLIFYIMPQAIERGYNFMTLDMPGQGILPLEGKTFRPEMHHAVEKAVDYALARKDVDPARLAVFGISGGGGFAPQAAQHDPRIKAVIMNACVVDAYPLFASMTPVVTATPEKVATFTSFHGNTVKIVAWRWGVPMDNVPGLVEANRGFSFEPAKVTAPALSLVGEGEYSSDETKRQQKLCIDGLANPMKKLVVTPLNEGASNHCVMENRSVVAQVVFDWLDGVFKK; from the coding sequence ATGAAGAAGCGTTGCGTATGGGCGGCAGGCGTCCTGCTTATTTCGGCCCTCCTGATTTCGTGCACGGCCGAACGGTCCAATATTTCAGCCAAGAACGACGCCGGGCAGAAGGCGCAGAAAGAATTCGACATGCACGCGCCTTACGTGCGCTACCACTTTCAGGATCCGGACATGGACTTCACCTTCGGATCCGTGGTGCTCGGTTCCATCAGCAACGGCGGGGCCGAGACCGGCGAGGCGTTCTACGTGGCGGCCAACATCAAGGATGGAGACGCGGCCAGCTGGCAGGACGAGTGGCTCAAGATGGCGGCCAGGGTGGAGGCAAGAGGCCTGAAATCGCTGGAGGGCGGGAACGCGATAAGCGCCCGCGAGCAGCTCATGCGCGCCTCCAACTATTACCGCTTCGGCCTCCTGGCCATGATGCCCGACGACCCGCGCCTGAAACAGACCGCAATCAAATCGCGCGAGGTGATGAAGCAGGCAGGCAAGCTTCTCGATCCGCCGCTCGAATACTTCGAGATACCCTTCGAGGGCGCCATGCTGCCCGGCTACTTCCGCAAGGCCGCCAAGGACGGCAAGCCCCGCAAGACGCTGCTCATGCTGGGCGGCGGCGAGACCTTCGCCGAGGATCTGATCTTCTACATCATGCCCCAGGCCATCGAGCGCGGCTACAACTTCATGACCCTGGATATGCCGGGCCAGGGCATCCTGCCGCTTGAGGGCAAGACCTTCAGGCCGGAGATGCACCACGCGGTGGAAAAGGCCGTAGACTACGCCCTCGCCCGAAAGGACGTCGACCCCGCCCGGCTGGCCGTGTTCGGCATCTCCGGCGGCGGCGGTTTCGCGCCCCAGGCGGCCCAGCATGACCCGCGCATCAAGGCCGTGATCATGAACGCCTGCGTGGTGGACGCCTACCCCCTGTTTGCCAGCATGACCCCCGTGGTCACGGCCACGCCCGAGAAGGTCGCCACGTTCACCAGCTTCCACGGCAACACGGTGAAGATCGTGGCCTGGCGCTGGGGCGTGCCCATGGATAACGTTCCCGGCCTGGTGGAGGCCAACAGGGGCTTCAGCTTCGAGCCCGCCAAGGTGACCGCGCCCGCCCTCTCGCTGGTGGGCGAGGGAGAATACTCCAGCGACGAGACCAAGCGGCAGCAAAAGCTCTGCATCGACGGGCTGGCCAACCCCATGAAGAAGCTGGTGGTCACGCCGCTCAACGAGGGCGCGTCCAACCACTGCGTCATGGAGAACCGCAGCGTGGTGGCCCAGGTGGTCTTCGACTGGCTCGACGGCGTGTTCAAGAAGTAA
- a CDS encoding transposase, with protein sequence MELLARLYDHCENRFLRGFRMLTLAWSDGASLVPLDFALLSSTDPCNGYQGVTKDLDRRSCGAKRRREAVTKSTALLAPMVRRALEAGVKARYLLMDSWFGMPAIILALRPLIPVLCMVERTPKILYGFQGKRLSLDGIYRALKKRRGQAKILSSVVVAINDGEPARIVLVRDRRKKDWLALLTTDINLPDEEVVRIYGKRWDIEVFFRTAKQFLQLEKGSQARGFDTLIAHSTIVLMRYIFLALEQRRLDDPRSLGLLFHACCEEIRDVTYLESLKRILELAMAQTPPKDPATTDIYAALADAILGQAILYFGLQETIYQRSRDIAA encoded by the coding sequence GTGGAACTCCTCGCCAGGCTCTACGACCACTGCGAGAATCGTTTTCTCAGGGGCTTCCGTATGCTGACCCTGGCCTGGTCGGACGGCGCCAGTCTGGTTCCTCTGGACTTCGCCCTTCTTTCTTCCACCGACCCCTGCAACGGCTACCAGGGCGTCACCAAGGATCTTGATAGGCGGTCTTGCGGGGCCAAGCGCCGCCGGGAAGCCGTGACCAAATCCACGGCCCTCCTCGCGCCCATGGTGCGCCGCGCTCTTGAAGCCGGGGTCAAGGCCCGCTATCTGCTCATGGACAGTTGGTTCGGCATGCCCGCCATCATCTTGGCCCTGCGCCCCCTGATTCCGGTCCTCTGCATGGTCGAGAGAACCCCTAAAATCCTATACGGGTTTCAGGGCAAGCGTCTTTCCCTTGACGGCATCTATCGCGCACTCAAGAAGCGCCGGGGGCAAGCCAAAATCCTCTCCAGCGTCGTGGTCGCCATAAACGACGGCGAACCTGCTCGGATCGTTCTCGTCCGGGACCGCCGGAAAAAGGACTGGTTGGCCCTGCTCACTACCGACATCAACCTGCCCGACGAAGAGGTGGTCCGCATCTACGGCAAACGTTGGGACATCGAGGTCTTCTTCCGAACCGCCAAACAGTTCCTGCAACTGGAGAAGGGCAGTCAAGCCAGGGGGTTCGACACGCTCATCGCCCATTCCACCATCGTGTTGATGCGCTACATCTTCCTTGCCCTTGAACAACGTCGGCTGGACGATCCTCGCTCTCTGGGGCTTCTGTTCCATGCTTGCTGCGAAGAAATACGCGATGTGACCTACCTCGAATCCCTTAAACGCATTCTCGAACTGGCAATGGCCCAGACACCACCGAAAGACCCCGCCACCACGGACATTTATGCGGCCTTGGCCGATGCGATTCTTGGCCAGGCAATCCTATATTTCGGCCTTCAAGAAACAATTTATCAAAGATCACGGGATATTGCAGCTTGA
- a CDS encoding 4Fe-4S dicluster domain-containing protein, with product MEKKNDQDMKDARRALPVYKMKNIMRIIVVEGETACTNDHFRPSEKCTGCMSCMAVCALSHEGRSSSEFSGIRIGHFTNEWTLHEKEQMLDHSICRHCPGIPPCDEVCPKHAHFRSDKLGAVLIDHDVCIRCRACVKACPYHACWYSKELDKIVKCDLCHDHDDDPLCIGKCPSLVLKLEKAV from the coding sequence ATGGAAAAGAAAAACGATCAAGACATGAAAGATGCCAGACGTGCGTTGCCCGTCTATAAAATGAAGAATATCATGCGCATAATTGTGGTTGAAGGGGAAACGGCTTGCACCAACGATCACTTCAGACCAAGCGAAAAGTGTACAGGCTGCATGTCCTGTATGGCGGTGTGCGCGCTTTCGCATGAAGGACGCAGTTCATCGGAATTCTCCGGGATAAGAATAGGCCACTTCACCAACGAGTGGACCCTTCACGAAAAAGAACAAATGCTTGACCACTCAATATGTCGGCATTGTCCTGGCATACCTCCATGCGATGAGGTCTGCCCGAAGCACGCCCATTTTCGTAGCGACAAGCTGGGTGCTGTTTTGATTGACCATGATGTCTGCATTCGCTGCCGCGCCTGTGTGAAGGCATGCCCATATCATGCCTGCTGGTATTCGAAGGAGCTTGATAAGATCGTGAAATGCGACCTGTGCCACGATCATGACGATGATCCCCTGTGCATCGGGAAGTGCCCCTCTTTGGTGCTCAAGCTTGAGAAGGCAGTATAG
- a CDS encoding aldehyde ferredoxin oxidoreductase N-terminal domain-containing protein, with protein sequence MEENENTQVCGWNRCLLRVDLSDNTTQKIPLSEELLEKYLGGMGLADKIIWDYMLEKDIRAGFDPLSPDNILVIAMGPLTGLSTQGGRGIYQYISPVTGHLGGGSGGGFVHAMLKQAGYDALVITGKADHPVYLWIEDDSVDIKDASEMWGLGAHQTVSTLKKQHGEVCSVVIGPAGENLVRHATAMIDGFKSAGGKCGTGAVLGSKNLKAIIVRGKRGVTVADPKAFLDNDAEFRNAIKENSAWPRFALWLAYFHTTPFKPRLGEHIYDYAVRLEACWNCHMACCGYHEQSRGKYRTRGTGPEIANQESFSALGVNDLEALNYYSDLFNDYGIDWKEGPGDIGIVMQLYKDGVLSAKETNGLELDSGDGKIIEEMIHLMAKREGIGNLVAEGKMNIARLFPEARKYDNTVRGTTGYGKDDPRTDRRNIGPAVMCHFTPYRGACLETWGWQSIGLADFSWEFPGKEGLRSGRGYTREEASEIVKEVVGIDDHALFIKGEPKGWCKLNVRIGNWVVANESLILCRRIACIVDNNITRAGISARMLSTATGKEFTTESIERIGERILNLQRMIDARLGITRKQDKFPEYFYQSLGDGVGGLTEEDEKLIREEMDYYYSLRGWDLETGQPTKEKAKELSLAIEWTALQNGGPYMDWEGPPLAGVSREQRAAP encoded by the coding sequence ATGGAAGAGAATGAAAACACCCAGGTCTGTGGCTGGAACCGCTGTCTTCTGAGAGTCGATTTGTCCGATAACACGACGCAAAAGATACCTTTGTCCGAGGAATTGCTCGAGAAATATCTTGGAGGAATGGGGCTCGCCGATAAGATTATCTGGGATTATATGCTTGAGAAGGATATCCGGGCGGGATTCGACCCCTTGAGTCCGGACAATATCCTCGTCATCGCCATGGGCCCGTTGACCGGGCTCTCCACGCAGGGCGGAAGAGGGATATACCAATACATTAGCCCGGTGACCGGACATCTTGGCGGCGGCTCGGGCGGCGGCTTCGTCCATGCGATGCTCAAGCAGGCGGGGTATGACGCATTGGTCATTACGGGGAAAGCCGACCATCCTGTGTATCTCTGGATCGAAGACGATTCAGTGGACATTAAGGATGCGTCGGAAATGTGGGGTCTGGGCGCGCACCAAACGGTGTCGACGCTGAAAAAGCAGCATGGTGAAGTCTGCAGCGTTGTCATAGGGCCAGCCGGTGAAAACTTGGTACGCCATGCGACCGCCATGATCGATGGATTCAAGTCTGCTGGCGGCAAATGTGGTACAGGAGCCGTGCTTGGGTCGAAAAACCTGAAGGCGATCATCGTCAGGGGCAAGCGGGGCGTCACCGTTGCCGATCCGAAAGCGTTTTTGGACAACGACGCAGAGTTTCGCAACGCTATTAAAGAAAACAGCGCCTGGCCACGCTTTGCACTTTGGCTCGCCTATTTTCATACGACACCCTTCAAGCCAAGGCTGGGCGAACACATTTATGATTACGCTGTCAGGCTCGAAGCCTGCTGGAACTGTCATATGGCTTGTTGTGGATATCATGAACAGAGCAGGGGAAAATACCGGACACGTGGAACGGGGCCGGAGATCGCAAACCAGGAGAGTTTTTCCGCTCTGGGCGTCAACGACCTTGAAGCGCTGAATTATTATTCCGACTTGTTCAATGACTATGGAATAGATTGGAAAGAGGGTCCCGGTGATATTGGCATCGTCATGCAATTATACAAGGACGGAGTCCTTTCCGCAAAGGAAACCAATGGCCTCGAACTCGATTCCGGTGATGGCAAGATCATTGAGGAGATGATCCACCTGATGGCGAAACGGGAGGGTATCGGCAACCTTGTCGCCGAAGGGAAAATGAACATTGCCAGGCTGTTTCCCGAAGCTCGAAAGTACGACAACACGGTACGGGGGACGACCGGATACGGTAAGGACGATCCGCGGACGGACAGGAGGAATATCGGCCCGGCTGTCATGTGCCATTTTACGCCCTATAGGGGCGCTTGCCTGGAGACCTGGGGGTGGCAGTCAATTGGTCTGGCCGATTTCAGTTGGGAGTTCCCGGGAAAGGAAGGACTTCGTTCTGGCAGAGGGTATACAAGGGAGGAGGCGTCCGAAATAGTCAAGGAGGTTGTCGGAATTGATGACCATGCATTGTTCATCAAGGGTGAGCCCAAAGGGTGGTGCAAGCTGAACGTCAGGATAGGCAATTGGGTTGTCGCCAACGAAAGCCTCATCTTGTGCAGACGGATAGCCTGCATCGTTGATAACAATATCACGCGGGCCGGCATTTCCGCACGCATGTTGTCCACGGCGACTGGAAAAGAATTTACGACAGAATCAATTGAAAGAATTGGGGAAAGAATACTCAATCTCCAAAGAATGATAGATGCTAGGCTGGGGATAACGCGAAAGCAGGACAAGTTCCCTGAATATTTCTACCAGTCGCTCGGCGATGGTGTGGGAGGCCTGACTGAAGAAGATGAAAAGTTAATTCGTGAGGAAATGGACTATTATTATTCCTTGAGAGGCTGGGACCTGGAAACTGGGCAGCCGACAAAGGAGAAGGCCAAAGAATTGAGCTTGGCTATCGAGTGGACTGCCTTGCAAAATGGCGGCCCCTACATGGACTGGGAGGGGCCGCCATTAGCAGGCGTGTCCCGTGAGCAACGTGCTGCCCCGTAG
- a CDS encoding sensor histidine kinase — MSVATLSEIYGHILSFSEVSFLPFGLLGFVLFQALAMTQRFATAFTAVENLSADLRTEMDERTRLEREIINVSEEERRRLSHDLHDGLCQQLVGIRARCAALARSAIAEQGVAEEVTEIASLLTDSVGQAYDLSRGLWPVEFASGEVGSSLAELARRVGRSTGIAVQYREHLSCSSCRNEHLVQLYRVAQESVTSAVKHAHPGRIAISLDCGLDRRLILAVADDGIGRRAAAGPSGRLWSLLHGPPAIPESRLFSSFARSTDDISLQNQPSTPKTPRRPCGRRGVDVSCRQGGAD, encoded by the coding sequence TTGTCGGTAGCCACCCTGAGCGAAATTTATGGTCATATTCTAAGCTTCTCCGAGGTAAGTTTCCTTCCCTTCGGTCTGCTTGGCTTCGTCCTCTTCCAGGCCTTGGCCATGACCCAGCGTTTTGCCACAGCCTTTACGGCCGTGGAAAACCTTTCCGCCGACTTGCGCACGGAGATGGACGAGCGCACCCGGCTGGAGCGGGAAATCATCAATGTCAGCGAGGAAGAACGCCGACGCCTCAGCCATGATCTGCACGACGGGCTGTGTCAGCAGTTGGTGGGCATCCGGGCGCGTTGCGCGGCCCTGGCCCGCAGCGCCATCGCGGAACAGGGTGTGGCCGAGGAAGTCACGGAGATCGCCTCTCTGCTCACGGATTCGGTCGGTCAAGCCTACGACCTCTCCCGGGGACTTTGGCCTGTGGAGTTCGCCTCCGGGGAAGTCGGGTCGTCCCTGGCAGAGTTGGCGCGGCGCGTGGGCCGGTCGACCGGCATCGCGGTCCAATACCGCGAGCATTTGTCCTGTTCGTCTTGCCGCAACGAACATCTCGTCCAGCTCTACCGCGTCGCCCAGGAGTCGGTGACCAGCGCCGTCAAACATGCCCACCCCGGACGGATCGCCATCAGCCTGGATTGCGGGCTCGATCGGCGGCTGATCCTGGCCGTGGCCGACGACGGCATCGGCCGCCGGGCAGCGGCCGGGCCCTCGGGCAGGCTTTGGTCTTTGCTCCATGGGCCTCCAGCGATCCCGGAATCCAGGCTGTTCTCCAGCTTCGCCCGCTCAACTGACGACATCAGCCTTCAAAACCAGCCATCGACGCCAAAAACTCCCCGGCGGCCATGCGGTCGCCGGGGAGTTGACGTTTCGTGCCGCCAGGGGGGCGCTGATTGA
- a CDS encoding alpha/beta hydrolase family protein yields MTSKRNLRAAVCAVCCIFAAAFPLKAAQDAQDAQDAQDAKAFDAHATTFNYFFKDGDMDFHFGTLVLGAAVNGGLEIGEAFYAASHIKDGDAAAWHAQWAALAERVAARGQAALAAGHTVSAREELLRAANYLRFSLISMLPDNPEFLKRGARVRELMRTAGPLFDPPLEYFEVPFEGRALPGYFQPAPGNGPRKTLLMIGGGETFAEDLYFYIAQRAIERGYNFVTVDLPGQGLLPAQGMVFRTDTYKPMKAVVDYVLSRPEVDPGRLAAYGISGGGLFVPQAAQRDPRIKAIAVSSAVVDAHTLFATMPAATATAQDMAAWSSFHSGVVHSICWRYGVDKPTDLVAANKGNTFTPAKVSVPALIIVGQGEYRSQEVRRQQKIAMDGFPNPAKKMVITPSDEGASNHCIMENRTLVGVVLFDWLDTVLK; encoded by the coding sequence ATGACGTCAAAACGCAACCTTCGTGCGGCCGTGTGCGCCGTCTGCTGCATCTTCGCGGCCGCGTTTCCCCTGAAGGCCGCCCAGGACGCCCAGGACGCCCAGGACGCCCAGGACGCGAAGGCCTTCGACGCCCACGCCACCACCTTCAATTATTTCTTCAAGGACGGGGACATGGATTTCCACTTCGGAACCCTGGTCCTCGGGGCGGCCGTGAACGGCGGGCTCGAGATCGGCGAGGCCTTCTACGCCGCCTCGCACATCAAAGACGGCGATGCCGCCGCGTGGCATGCCCAGTGGGCGGCCCTGGCCGAACGCGTCGCGGCCCGGGGCCAGGCCGCCCTGGCCGCCGGACACACGGTGAGCGCCAGGGAAGAACTCCTGCGGGCGGCGAACTACCTGCGCTTCTCCCTCATCTCCATGCTGCCGGACAATCCCGAATTCCTCAAACGGGGCGCCCGGGTCCGGGAACTCATGCGTACGGCCGGGCCGCTCTTCGATCCGCCCCTGGAATATTTCGAGGTTCCCTTCGAGGGCCGGGCGCTGCCCGGCTACTTCCAGCCCGCCCCGGGCAACGGTCCGCGCAAGACCCTGCTCATGATCGGCGGCGGCGAAACCTTCGCCGAGGATCTCTATTTCTACATCGCGCAAAGGGCCATCGAGCGCGGCTACAACTTCGTCACCGTGGACCTGCCCGGCCAGGGCCTGCTTCCGGCCCAGGGCATGGTCTTTCGCACCGACACCTACAAGCCCATGAAGGCCGTGGTGGACTACGTCCTGTCCCGCCCCGAGGTCGATCCCGGGCGCCTAGCCGCCTACGGCATCAGCGGCGGCGGGCTCTTCGTGCCCCAGGCCGCCCAGCGCGACCCGCGCATCAAAGCCATCGCCGTAAGCTCCGCCGTGGTGGACGCCCACACCCTGTTCGCCACCATGCCCGCCGCCACGGCCACGGCCCAGGACATGGCCGCGTGGTCCTCGTTCCATTCCGGCGTGGTGCACTCCATCTGCTGGCGCTACGGCGTGGACAAACCCACGGATCTTGTCGCCGCCAACAAGGGCAACACCTTCACTCCGGCCAAGGTGTCCGTGCCCGCCCTGATCATCGTGGGCCAGGGGGAATATCGTAGCCAGGAGGTGCGGCGGCAGCAGAAAATCGCCATGGACGGCTTCCCCAACCCGGCCAAAAAGATGGTGATCACGCCCTCCGACGAAGGCGCCTCCAACCATTGCATCATGGAGAACCGCACTTTGGTGGGGGTGGTGCTTTTCGACTGGCTGGACACGGTGCTCAAGTAG
- a CDS encoding PEP-utilizing enzyme, giving the protein MSIKPKLKRYLTRKYSYFALSLVYEAWADCTGCMDVTGVPDCVRDIEYLGDDFWADMAWMNAAAARFGSESARFFWDFMQKGYRHGEALRDFVRHGFPAAWPDKTGRAELLWAWRTYFENNFAFVFITHPLALAVAHRVEAMLAAHGVEPKDMAQTLLDMSVAPKPNGSEEEAQALWEIKRAMSEPGFDLEAVLLRHTERFGYLGYREPFANGYDVDYYRRRLAEAKAWEPPPPRYPAVFDALPEADREFVRLLDEFVFFRTYRTERAYEALFFMEPCLAAIEEEYGLEQHDASSYSLSELVALLRDGLPVAPERIANRRSAFVFKLHNGKVKILEGEEARLRIADKAGPDHHKRRCVHGMTASRGKARGPVRLVMDARDQDVVQEGDILVTPMTTPDYLPALRKAAGFVTDEGGLTCHAAIVARELKKPCIIGTRNATKVFHNQDMVELDADNGVVKVIAS; this is encoded by the coding sequence ATGTCCATAAAGCCGAAGCTCAAGAGGTACCTCACCCGTAAGTATTCGTATTTCGCGCTGAGCCTGGTCTATGAGGCCTGGGCCGACTGCACCGGATGCATGGACGTGACCGGGGTGCCGGACTGCGTGCGCGACATCGAGTACCTCGGCGACGATTTCTGGGCGGACATGGCCTGGATGAACGCCGCGGCGGCCAGGTTCGGGTCCGAGTCCGCGCGTTTTTTTTGGGATTTCATGCAAAAGGGCTACCGACACGGCGAGGCCTTGCGCGATTTCGTACGACACGGTTTTCCAGCCGCCTGGCCGGACAAAACAGGCAGGGCGGAGCTGCTTTGGGCCTGGCGCACGTATTTTGAGAACAATTTCGCCTTTGTCTTCATCACCCATCCGCTGGCTCTGGCTGTGGCCCACCGGGTGGAGGCCATGCTCGCGGCGCATGGGGTGGAGCCAAAGGATATGGCCCAGACGCTTCTGGACATGTCGGTGGCCCCAAAACCGAACGGCTCGGAAGAGGAGGCGCAGGCCCTGTGGGAGATCAAGCGGGCCATGTCCGAACCCGGTTTCGATCTGGAGGCGGTCTTGCTCCGCCATACCGAGCGCTTCGGCTATCTGGGCTACCGCGAACCCTTCGCCAATGGCTACGATGTGGACTATTATCGACGCCGGCTAGCCGAGGCCAAGGCCTGGGAACCGCCGCCGCCGCGCTATCCGGCCGTTTTCGACGCATTGCCCGAGGCCGACCGGGAGTTTGTGCGGCTGTTGGACGAGTTCGTCTTTTTCCGCACCTACCGCACGGAACGGGCGTACGAGGCCTTGTTCTTCATGGAGCCCTGTCTCGCGGCCATCGAAGAGGAATACGGGCTGGAGCAGCATGACGCCTCCTCCTACTCCTTATCCGAACTTGTCGCGCTTTTACGGGATGGCTTGCCGGTCGCCCCGGAACGTATCGCAAACCGTCGCTCGGCCTTCGTATTCAAGCTTCACAACGGCAAGGTCAAGATTCTGGAGGGCGAGGAGGCGCGACTGCGGATCGCTGACAAGGCGGGGCCGGATCACCACAAGCGACGTTGCGTGCATGGCATGACGGCCTCGCGGGGCAAGGCCCGAGGCCCCGTGCGCCTGGTGATGGATGCGAGGGACCAAGACGTGGTGCAAGAGGGAGACATCCTGGTAACGCCCATGACCACGCCTGATTATCTGCCCGCCCTGCGCAAGGCCGCGGGCTTCGTGACCGATGAGGGCGGCTTGACGTGCCATGCCGCGATTGTGGCCAGGGAGCTGAAGAAACCCTGCATCATCGGCACGCGCAACGCCACCAAGGTATTTCACAATCAGGATATGGTCGAGCTTGACGCTGACAACGGCGTGGTGAAGGTCATCGCAAGCTGA